One part of the Quercus lobata isolate SW786 chromosome 7, ValleyOak3.0 Primary Assembly, whole genome shotgun sequence genome encodes these proteins:
- the LOC115952533 gene encoding uncharacterized protein LOC115952533: MKAEMRAMKNLDLSNLPPRRKIEEAESPPSQSHPRLHLKIVDPEIKEAESLPSESESDLLPGPSESYKLYFFFWHVFSPVRYSLYEVDVPLPFPPPPSKAVQDDKIRNPTPLSPILQLKTGKYADDMCCVQLGSMLYFLGGEMKIKNPYIDEDVKKELAVRDVFPKDVYCFELANDHNYRELKAGTAMNSGKASPLAFVADEKIYVIGSSRWDSDENFAYFEMFDPKVDNWIILPNQKGSHCSLATA, from the coding sequence ATGAAAGCCGAGATGAGGgcgatgaagaatttggatttatCAAATTTGCCTCCTCGAAGAAAAATAGAGGAAGCTGAATCACCACCTTCACAATCACATCCACGGCTCCACTTGAAGATCGTGGACCCGGAAATAAAGGAAGCCGAGTCACTGCCATCTGAATCTGAATCTGATCTACTTCCGGGGCCATCAGAAAGCTAcaaactctacttttttttctggCACGTATTTAGTCCAGTCAGGTATTCCTTGTATGAGGTTGACGTACCATTACCTTTTCCTCCTCCACCATCAAAAGCAGTCCAAGACGATAAAATAAGGAATCCAACGCCGCTTTCCCCTATCCTTCAACTTAAAACCGGCAAATACGCTGATGATATGTGTTGTGTTCAATTGGGCTCCATGTTGTATTTTTTGGGTGGTGAAatgaaaatcaaaaacccataCATTGATGAAGACGTAAAGAAGGAGCTCGCTGTCCGGGATGTTTTCCCGAAAGACGTCTATTGTTTTGAGCTGGCCAATGACCACAACTACCGTGAACTGAAAGCCGGTACTGCGATGAACAGTGGGAAGGCCAGCCCCCTGGCCTTTGTGGCCGATGAGAAGATTTACGTGATTGGAAGCAGCCGCTGGGACTCAGATGAAAACTTTGCTTACTTTGAGATGTTTGATCCTAAAGTTGATAACTGGATCATCCTGCCAAATC